The nucleotide sequence GATGTTAAAACCCACTGAagggtacagctaggtggctcaatggagagagagccaggcttggagacaggaggtattaagttcaaatttgaactcagacatttcctatgtgacactgggcaattcatttaacctcaatggcctagcccttgccattcttctaccttggaactaatacttggtatcaattctaagacagaaggtaaaggtttttctaattatttaaaaataaaaattttaaaacaaacaagcaaaacctTCAAAGAAACAGCAAGATGATAaagtggaaagagtcctgggcttgaagtcaggaaggcacatcttcctgagttcacatctagtctcagacacttattagctgtgtgaccctgggcaagtcacttaatcctatttgccacAGTCTCCTCATTTGGACAAATGAGCTAAGGAAGGAAAAGCAAACTGCTtcagttttgccaagaaaaccccaattggaatcacagagtcagacacaactgaaaacaccTGAGCAACAAATTAAAACCCAATTCCTCTGACTGCAGAACCCAATAGTTCTTTCCCTTTATTATACCACACTACACCTCTTCCCTAAGGCACTGAGATGccttagaaatatttattgattcatcCTACTGAACCCTGCTGTTTTCTCTGGCccaggaagaaaatggaagggaCTATGTAGGTATGTGATTGTGAGTTGGGATGGGGACAAGAGCTATCACCTAAGGACTACTTACTCCTTCACTCATTCACcagcagaaggaaagaaagaagctgatgagggaagggaatgagaagAGGTTAAGAAACACAACTCTTGAGTCTCCCACCTTTTCTGAATCCCTATATTCTTCACTACATAATTTAGTTCTTAATTAATATGATTAGTGTCCTATATTGTTTCATGGATAGTAACACCGAATGCAGCAATACTAGTGAAAATACTAGTAATGTTGCTTAGCTACTGAAGAACTTCCTGAGGGAGGAACtcctaaagaagaataatttatatttatagagtATGGGGCTTTCCCTACCTCCAGCCCCAAAATCAATGATATTACTTGGTGGGGACTTATTGCTCTCATTTTACGgattaggaaaatgaggctcaggaatattaagtaatttgctcatggtcacacagttactgAAGCCAAACTCTTTTCTAGCTGTATAATCCCAATCTGCTCTACTCCACTCATCTATACTCTTCCAGACCAGGAGATTGAGGTTCAGTCTTATTCACCCGTATATCATCTCCCTGAGCACCTGAACCTTGTTCTaggtttttgttcagtcatttcaatcatgtctaacccTTCAcaaccctatttgaggttttcttggcaaagacactggagtggtttgccatttccttttccagctcaaaaGGAACACAGGGTcgagtgtctgaggttggatttgaactcaggaaaatgaatctttctggcactctatccactgggccacctagctgccttgttcATAGGAGGCCatgataaatgttgattgatggaGCTATAGAAGAAATTAAGTGGTATTATCATTtcatgtctctgggcctcagtttcattgtctgcaaaatggggataaaaataccacctacctcctgggactgttgtgaagatcagatgagatgaatagttgtaaagcacttccttttcccctccatcCACCTTTGAAATCATTCAAGATCCATCTCAAGTACCATCTCTTCCCAGAAGCCTTATCTGAGTTCCTTTCCCTCACCACCTTAAGATGACCTTCCCCAACCTTCAATAGCCCTTTGTTTATACCTCCCTTCtataatttgtaaaattttatttttgtaccaAAAGCATCTATATCACTTTCCCATCTACTCTATCAGACTACAAACTCTCCAAGAGCAAGGGCAATGTTTAATCGTTCATCTTGTTTGTCTTTGTAGCTCCCCCAGCATCCAATGCAGTGTTAGTATATCACTGGAGCTtggaaaatattcattgaatttgtattgttttgttttcacttttaGATGGGGGTGaattagggaagagaaaagaagaagactGAATCCAgcaataatagctggcatttattatAGCATTTTTAAGGCTAGCAAAAGTGTTTCATACACATCTCATTCAATACTAACAACAACCCTAAAAGGtgggcattattattattattttacagataaggaaactgcgGCACAcaaaagtcaagtgatttgcccagggtcacataatcagCAAGTGCTGgagacacatttgaacccaggtcttcctaattctagattCAGCAGTCTTTATATGACATCCTATTGCCTACTACACAGCAAGAACTGTGCTAGAtatcttataaatattatttcatttgatattcattaacaaccctgggaaggagaTGTTATTATCTTGGGGACCAAAAACTCCACTGCCCCCAATAGCTCAAGGACTTCCATCCTCTTTCTCCTAGCCTCAGTTTTAAGATGGAGATTAGAGGCCTCTAAGGCTCTAATAGCCCCCTGGAGAAAGGAAGTGGAGAagggaaacaagtatttattaaatgcctactatgtgccaggtgttatgctaaacacttaacaaatattttttacagacaggaaaactgaggcaaaggtgatttgcccaaagtctgagacaatttgaacttaggtcttcctgaatccatgcCCAGCACTATATCCTCTGCATCACCTAGATGTTTTTAtgagtaaagaaaatgaaaatgaagtttcAGAATGAAGGCATATCCTCCTACCCACAACTCCTATTGTTACTCAAAGTAAAGAGTGTTGGGGAgttttttaattcttcccttctgtcttaggatcaatattgcatattggttccaaggtagaagggtagtaagggctaggcaatgagggttaaatgacttgtccagggtcacacagctaggaagtgtctgagatcccgatttgaacccaagacctggtGGTTTCTTTAGTATGGTTTTTGTATactcttagcttccatcttataatcaatactaagcatcaatttcaaggcagaagagcagtaaaagttGATTATCAGTAATGTTGAGCATTTCcccaaatgattattaaaaaatttgtctattgtttaaaaaaagaagacgacttggattaagtgacttcctcaggatcccacagctaggaagtatctgaggtcaaatttgaacccaggacctcactgtctccaggcctggctctgtatccactgagccaccttgcgcCCCCTTTAGTACAGTtttgatggaaaaaaatagaaataaaagtgcTAGACTTTGAATCTAGAGACTGGGGTTTAGTCCTAGCTCTCCCACTGTGtgacctggcaagtcacttaacctgtctgagTTTTGAGGGATAAGTCAGAGCTACAAATTCCTACCTAATGGAGCTGTTGGAGAATGAGCTGTGCTGCAAATATATTGTTTTTCTCTTGATGATGCTCCCCCAGGAAGCTGAGCAGTTAGGTACTCAGCCCTAATTCTCTTCATCCTTTTCACAGAAGTTTCTGGGACATAGACTACTGGCTCAGAACTGAAGTAGGGAACAGAGGTACCTGATGGGGCCTGGGAGAAGAAGGAGTCCTGTGTGATGGGGCTACTCTTGCTCAAGATATGGAAGAGGACCCAAGAGGATTTTCAGCCTTGGGGAATGGGGAAATGAGGTTGGGAATTTTCCCAAGATCAGAGTTCCCAGGACTACTGCCTGGAGCAAGGCTGACCCTGTCTGGCCCAGGGCAGCAGCTAGTCTCCCAGTCTGAGTTGTTTCTGTATCCATCTGGGACCACTTTTCCCTCCTAGCGACACCTACAGCACCCCTACCAGAGGTAAAGCAGCTCCCCAAGCAGAAAAGGGAAAAGTAGCCCCTCCAGGGGACCAAGAGCTCCACTTCCCCTAATAGCTCAGGGAACCTTCTCCTGCCATCTCTTTCTCAAGCCCCAGATTTGCAAGGGGATTGGAGGCTTCAAAGGCTCTCATAACCTACccccagaaaaaggaagaggagatggCAACAGGTATTTAtgaattgcctactatgtgccaggtattatccTTCTTGATAACTGCtattagaaagaaaggaatagcTAGTGTGCCCCTCTCTCTGATGAAATGATCAGCctcttcataaaaaaaaatcaagccatttagGAGCTTAGCCAGGGTCTGGGAGTCAAGTCTCCTGATTCTTTGGGAGCTATTCCTCTGTACCCCACACCCAgacctctctccttctctctaggGGAGgctgagaagaagaaaaagatagaggTCTGATTCAGAAACAGCTTATGCATCCCTTCATGCCCTTATATAGACAGGAAACATAGGgttgttttgtgtttgttttttttttttcttaaaaaaaaccaaaacaatgttTTATTAAAACATCCACAATGTTCTGTATAAATATAAAGTGCTAATTTTCCAAGCCCACCCACAAGGCTTGTGGGCTTGGGGGGAAGTGGGGGAGGTGGCAGAGGGGGGTGTTGTAAATGTCAGTTAAACATAAATAGTTTTCCAGTACAACACATACATACAGAGGCTGTATTGCTTTCCTACGTAAGGAAGATGCTGGCGATAGAGCATATtagtccactgagtcatccaacACTCCCAGGATTCTCTTTAATCATCATGAGCTGGGCTCATTCTCAAGGCCCTCTGATCCTGGGTAGGCCCTTCCCCCTACCCCAAACCCCAGGGCATCTTGGTTTTCACAGCACAGGGTTCAGAAGAAAGTGCCCCAGTGGCTTGGGTTTGGGGGATATCCAGGGTGGAAAATGGTAGTGAGTCTCATGGTGTGGGTAGAGAGGGCTAATGGGGATATGGGGGTAGAGAATTTTGGCAATTGACCCCAAAGCCATGGTCAGGGgccaggaaggcaggaagaaatgGATGTGTGTGGGGCCCAATTAATTTCTGCCTGTTGAAGGGCGGGAGATGGGGAATGGAGAAGATCTAGTGTTCATCTCCATTCCTCGATTAGAGGATAGGATTTGACCTCACACCCAGAGCAGAAGAGCACCAAATCAGGACACCCAGGATGCTgtcttcatgttcttttccttcccacaAGTGCCATTCACAGCTCAAGGAGACAACTTTCCAGAGAAAGAGTGcccagaagaggggagggagcagCCCCCCAAAGAGAGAATCAGTTCTCTCAGCTTGCCTGGTTCTCCACCATTCAAATGAGACTTTCCCCAATGAACCGGAAAGTCCTTACTGGCAGGGGTCAAAGCAAGACTCCTTTCTCAGAGAGCAACAGGACTGATCCCACATTTGGACTGGTAGTCTAGAGGGCTACAGGGGTTAGGAGAGGCAGGAATGCAACCTCTCCTAGTGGCAGAGCACTTGGGTTTCGAATTGCAGAAGCTGTCCCATGAAACCAAAATTGGGGGAAATGACCCCTCGACGCTGTTTGACAAAGTCAAAGGCCTCCTCCAATTTCACCCTGCGGCTTTGCATCAGGTACGCAAGGCAGATGGTAGCTGAGCGTGAGATGCCTGCCTGGCAATGTACCAAGACTCTTCCCCCAGAATTCTTCACTGAGTCtgtagaggaggagaaaggagtagttagagaaactggaaagaaaaggaaattgaacttcTGCCCCTAAGCACTTTCCTTATTCTAAGGGTCCATTCCCCACCCTACCTCACCCACTGGCACCAGGTCTGTTTCTCCTACCACTTTTCTATAACCTGTCCCATGACCACTCTGAGCACAGTGCTAGGGAAGACCCCCCCTTTGGATGAAGGTGTGGGTAGGAAGACAATAATCTCCCTCACTCCACCCCACAACCCAATCCTATGTGATAACTCCCTAAACCCAGATCTTTTACTTGATTCTCTGATTAAGATTCTCAATGAAGGATCTCCAAAGAGGGAAAGCTTCTTACCAATAAAGCCAATGGCCTCCTGGAACCAGACACTAATTTCAACCATCTGGTTGTCCTCCACAGGGATGCTTTTATAGCGGAAAAGGCCTTCGAAATGGTTCGGACAACTGGCAGAGACATTGAGCACAGCTGTGATGCCCAGAGTCTGAAGTCCCTTCAGATCTGAAGAATGGTTGCAACTACCCAGGTACAAGAAGGGCAAGATCTCCACAGGGCCACcctgaggaaaaaaggaagaactgGTGAGATCCCTTGCTCAGCCCTATTGTGACACCAACCCTTCTCTAGTACCTTATCTGGAGACATCACTagaaaataattcctgccctaaTCTGTTGTCCTAAAGGTCTCAGAGAATTTAGAAGGGACAGAAACATATCCCCAGAGGGGGAAACCCAGCCTGAAGAGTTGTATGCGTCAGGTCTTACATAATAATGCCAGCCCTCACATAATAATATGAGTGTTGCATATGATAAAGTCTGAATGATCTAATCTGGACCTATAATAAGCACATACACATAcccacattcacacacacacacacacacacacacacacacacatacaggatcataggattcagagctggaaagtaccctggagatcatctagtccaacctccctaTTTCACTGATGAAGACATAAAGGATCAAAGAAGTTAAGAGTCTTATCAGAGAGCACAGGGCTAACAAGTAGCAGAAATAGGATTGGAACCCATATCCTCTctcactccaaattcagtgttctccTACTAACTACACTGTGTGGTGTTGCACTGACACATGAAACACATGCAATATCACACATTCCGATCAATTCCAtccaacaaacatctattaaatgtGTAAAAACTGTGATAagaattgggaatacaaagaaaagtgaagCTGCTCTTCAGTATCTTACATTCTGAAGGATATACAAAGGGAGATAGGTAAGCAAAAACTAAATAATACAAAGTTTTAACAAAACAAAGAGCTTGCTTCTAACTGATTAAGTGAAGGCTGGGGATGAGAAAAGACCTCAGGTAATAGGTGGCCCCTGAGCAATACTTTAAATctataataaatacacatatgcaAATACACATGGACATAAGCATCCTCACACACATTTGGAAGGATTCTCCCAACCCCTGGGATACTAAGTGTCTCTAAAGTATCTGGCACTGTAGGAGCCCCAGACCAACCCAAAGCCTCTGTGGGGTGTCACTCACCTGGTCGTAGAAAGGAGTCCCAGTGCCTGGCCGGCTGCTCTCTGGCTCAGTCACAGGTGGAGGCAAAGCCGGTGCAGGAGGTTCTGAACACAGATCTGGGAAACTGGCCTGAAAGCCTTCGAAGCCTCCTgcaaagagaagagaggggagccATAAATGAGGGATGCCGAAACCAGGGGGTTCCTCCGGACAGGGCACTGTTGGAATAATGCTTGTGAGAGAAGTGTGGAGCTCTAAGTACCGGCTGTGTGTCGCCAAATCAGggcttggagctggaagggacctttgtgatcatctagtctaaccctcttgttttttcagatgaggaaaccgaggccctgCAAAGCGGAATTACTTGGCCACTTTCACGCAGGTAGTAATTCTCAGAGCAGGTATTCTAGACCCAGGCCTCTGGACTCCAGATACACAGTTCTTTCTAAGCTCCTTTTCGGGGACTGTGGTTAAGTAGTCAAATACAGGCAAAGATTCCCGGGTACAGGAAAATGATCGGGGCTTACCTTGTAAGAAGCAGACAGCGGTGGGTCCAGCTCGAGTCTCCTGGAGCAAGGCAGTGAGCAGCATTCGGGGTAGACTGTCAGTCCGGAGCTCCGCCACAGAGCCACTAGCTTCGTCCAGCACCACGACTCGGGACAGCTCCCCCTGGCTCAGCCGGCCCAGCAAGGTCCGGTCGGGGATCAGCCAGTCCAGATGTACGCCTGCAGCCCCTCGAGACCTCCTGCGCAACAAGGCGTTCCAGTGCACTGGCCGGGCCTCCAGGACGTGGCTCTGACAGAAGGCCAGGAAGGGCCGGCAGTCCAGCAGCAGAGTTCTGTCCACCTCGCGAGGGTCCCCCAGCAACCCCCGGAGCTCCCTGCTTTCCATAGGCAGCACCTCTTCCATCACCATGTTCACTCCTGAAAAGGTCTGAGATAGGAGACCCTGCCCGGTGGGGGAGGCACACCAAACACACAAGGAGTGGGCAAATGGAGAAACTCGGGATTCTCGGACCCCGCtcactccctcttctctcctggcTCCTACCACTAGGGCTGCTGCAGAGCGTCTGATCTCAGAGCTCCTCGGAGGACTTAAATACCGGTCTGGCCCGCCCCCGAGTTCCCTTACAAGGGCAGTCTCCGGAACAGAAGAGTTCTCTTTTAGGAAGGCTCTCTCACGTGTGGACTCTGAAGAGGCCGCCCCGCCCCCACAGGGCTAGGGGAAAGGCCAGGGAAGTGCAGCTAGTGATGTTAACTGGGGGAGGAGgcggggggagaagggggagggagactCATCATCTTCTGGGAAGGGAGTGAGTAGTACAAGCCCTCTAGAAGATTCCCCCGGCCCAATCCCCAAGACAATTCAGGGAATCATCGAAGTTAGccctgaaagggaccttaaaaagaTCATCGTCCCGTCTggcccccttgttttacagatacggaaactgaggctgggagaaggggaagggggttTGCCCAAGACCACCCACGGAAAAGAAATGGCAGTCAGGATTCCAACCTACATCTTTTGACAAGTCCAGGCTCTTTCCTAAACCACAAATTATATATTCTCgagtcctaaaaaaaaaaaaaacaaaaacgaaaaaaCGAACTAAAAAATGACATTTCCGAGCCTTCTCATTAATTcgaatccaacaagcatttattaagca is from Gracilinanus agilis isolate LMUSP501 chromosome 2, AgileGrace, whole genome shotgun sequence and encodes:
- the DUSP2 gene encoding dual specificity protein phosphatase 2, which gives rise to MVMEEVLPMESRELRGLLGDPREVDRTLLLDCRPFLAFCQSHVLEARPVHWNALLRRRSRGAAGVHLDWLIPDRTLLGRLSQGELSRVVVLDEASGSVAELRTDSLPRMLLTALLQETRAGPTAVCFLQGGFEGFQASFPDLCSEPPAPALPPPVTEPESSRPGTGTPFYDQGGPVEILPFLYLGSCNHSSDLKGLQTLGITAVLNVSASCPNHFEGLFRYKSIPVEDNQMVEISVWFQEAIGFIDSVKNSGGRVLVHCQAGISRSATICLAYLMQSRRVKLEEAFDFVKQRRGVISPNFGFMGQLLQFETQVLCH